Genomic DNA from Elusimicrobiota bacterium:
TGCCTCAAATTTTTCTTTAAGCATCAAAACAGCAACTGCATCAGCGCAAGCGTAATCCGCCGCTTTTTCTATTTCTACTTGAGCCATGGTAATCTGTTTTGCTCCTTTACCTATCAGCTCACCTATTGCTGTCATAGGAAAGTTTGCGTAATCCAGAGCAATATTTTTTAATCCGTGACTTGAACGGGACGGATTAATGCAATACGAAGCAACCATTGAATCAAAATAAATGCCGTCAAGTTCAATTCCCGCCTGTTTAAGAACAAGCATATCATACTTTATATTTTGCCCGTACTTTTTTATTTTTACGTCTTCAAAAATATCTTTTAATATGGAAAGCGAAGTCTCAAGCGATACCTGTTTAGACGCGCCGGAATAAGTATGCCCTACAGGCAGGTAGTATGCTTCGTCAGCAGTTATTGCGAAAGAAAAACCAACTATCTGCGCTTTGTGAGGATCCGTGCTTGTCGTTTCAAGGTCTAAAGAAACCAAACCGCTTTTAACTACTTTTTCAGATAATTCAATTAGTTCTTTTTCAGTATAAATAATATTAGTTTTATACTTTTTCTTGCCGGACTCCCTAAAAGCAGCTTCTTCTTTTTCCATTTTTTCAGACGAACCCGGAATAAGTTCCTTAATCAGACTTTTAAACTCCATTTTTTGCAGGAATTTTTCAAGCTTTTCGTTATCAAATGGTTTTATCTCCCCTTGCCTCCAATTAATTTCCAGAGGAACATTGTAATGAAGCCTTATGAGATCTTTGCTTTTTTCTGCATCTTTCCCATTTTCTTCTATCAAAACTTTTACTCTACCTTCAAGTTTAGAATAATTTTTTATCAAATTTTCAACTGAGCCGAATTCTTTAATAAGTTTCGTTGCAGTCTTTTCGCCGATACCTTTTATTCCGGGAACATTATCGGAAACATCCCCCATTAAGGCAAACATATCTACAAGCTGTTTTGGTTCAAGCCCGTATTTTTCAACAACCTTATTTTCGTCATATAACGTATTTTTGGCTTCATCCCAGACAGTTATTCCATCATCTACAAGCTGGCGCACATCCTTGTCCCCGCTTATCACAACAACTTCCATTTTGTCTTTTCTGGCCTGGCTGGCTAGCGTCGCAATAATATCGTCTGCCTCATAACCTTCTTTTTCAACTACTAAGAGATTAAGAGCGTTAGCGGATTCTCTTGCAAGAGGCATTTGATGTTTCAAGGCGTCGTCAATTTCTTTTCGGTTTGCTTTATATTCGGCATATTTTTTGTGCCTGAATGTAGGAGCCGGAAAATCGAAACAAACTATGGCATATTCAGGTTTTCCCTGTTTGAGAAGTTTGAGGATCATCCGGGTAAAGCCGTAGACTGCATTCACCATTTCCCCTTTTGAATTGGTAAGCGGAGGAAGGGCATGGTATGCGCGGTGTACGTAGGCATTTGCGTCAATTAGATAAAGTTTTGTCATAATTAGGGACACTTCCCATATTTTTTTATTTGGCAAAAGTAACTATTTTCTTTCTATAATCTCTTTCAACATAGACAATAATTAGTATTTTTAAGAAATATCGCTTTTCTAAGAAATATATGGGAAGTGTCCCTAATTATCTAAGTACTGCTGAACAGCAACGGCAGCGATTGCTCCGTCGCTTGCGGCCGTGACAACTTGATTAAGAAGTTTTCTTCTGCAGTCTCCGCTTGCGTATATGCCTTCAACGGAAGTCTTCATATTATCATCGGTTACTATACATCCCGAATTATCCAGTTTTAAAATATCTGCAATAAACGATGTATTCGGAGAAAAACCAATAAATACAAATACGCCGTCTGCATTTATTAACGATGTTTCGTTGTCGTTAACGTTTTTAATTTCAATTCCCTCCACTTTGTTTGATCCCAGAATTTTAGTGATTACTGAATTCCATGCAAAAAATACTTTGGGATTGGATAATACTTTTTCTTGAAGTATTTTGGTTGCACGAAGTTTGTCTCTTCTATGAATAACTGTAACTTTTTTGGCAAACTTAGTTAAAAAATCGGCCTCTTGAATAGCGGAATCCCCTCCACCTATAACAACGACTTCTTTTTCTTTAAAAAAAGGACCATCGCAGGTTGCGCAATAAGATACACCCTTTCCGATAAACTCATTTTCCCCCGGAACATCCGCTTTTTTATAGCTGGCGCCAGTTGCAACAATTATGGTTTTTGTCAAATATTCCGCAGAATCCGTAATAATAGTCTTAACTTTTGATTTTGTTATTATCTTTTTTACTTCTTCCAATTTTATTTCCAAGCCGAACTTTTTTGCCTGTCCTTCAAATTTTGAGGCAAGTTCAAGACCGCCAATTCCTTCAGGAAAACCAGGATAGTTTTCAATACGGTCAGTAATAGCCGCGTTTCCTCCGCAGCCCATTTTTTCAATTAGCAGAGTCTTAAGCTTGGCTCTGGACGCATAAATGCCGGCAGTCAAACCCGCGGGCCCTCCGCCGATTATAATAAGATCGTAAATCAAATCTTGCATTATTTCTTCTTTTTCTGATTTTTATTAGCGACTTTTGAAGATGTTACAAGCAGGTCATCTATTTTTTTTGCCCATTCCTTGCTCATTCTGTTCTGGAATCCGACATAGCGTTCGGCTATTTTTCCTTCCTGATCGATAATATAAAAGGCGGGTATACCCTGTACCCCGTATTCTCTTCCTACCTTGTTATCATCCACTAAAACAGTATATTTTATCCCCATTTTTTGGACAAAATTCTTTACTGCATTGGCGTCATTTTCCAAATTTATGCCGTAAAAAACTACATTTTTTCCCTTGTATTTTTCAAATGTTTTTTCAACTTCAGGAATTGAAGCCCTGCACGGCGGGCACCATGTTGCCCAAAAATCAAGAAAAACAACATTTCCTTTTTGAGAGGATAGGCTTACTTTATTGCCGTTAAGGTCTGAAAGGGTAAAATCAGGCGCAAATTCAGCTGCAAACATATTAGAAGCTAAAAATAAAAAAAGAAATGCGTATTTTAGATTTTGAATCATTTTTTTAGAAATATTTTTGAGAATAAAATCTTTTTCCATGCTCGGCTCCTTATATCTCCTATTCCTGATTTCCTAAACTAAAGAATACTATCTACCGCCTTTTTAAACTCGGTCTTGGGCCTAAAACCTACCAGAGTCTGAACCGGCTTTTTATCCTTGAATATAATAACAGTCGGAATTGATGTTATCATAAATTTTGCAGCAAGATTTGCATTTTCATCCGTATTCAATTTCCCCACCTTTATTTTACCTTCATATTCTTTCGCAATTTCTTCTATAACAGGCGCGAGCATCTTGCACGGCCCGCACCAGGGAGCCCAGAAATCAATAAGAACCGTCAATTGAGAATTCAAAACTTCCGTTTCAAAATTCTGTTCTGTAATAACTATTTCTGACACGTTAATGCCTCCCCAAAATTAAGGATAAGAATTAAATTAATTCTACTAAACATTAATTTTCAAGTCAAACTATATTTTAAATACGTTAAAAGTGTTAAAGTTATGAAAGTTAAGAAAGTTAAAAGCAAACTTCAAACCGAAAAAAAGTGCAAAAGTTATGAAAGTTTAAAAAGTAAATCACATACTGTAAAAAGTTATAAAACTGAATATTAAAAATTCTTTAACTTTCATAACATTCCTAACTTTCCTAATATTCATAACGCCTTTTCAATAATCCCTCCGCCAAGGACATAATCACGTTCATAAAATACAGCTGATTGACCTCCGGTTATGGCATACTGCGGTTTTTCAAATCTGATAAATAATTCACCTTTTTTTGCAGTAATTTCCGCTTGGGCCGCAGGATGTTGTCTGCGTACTTTAGCCTTACACTTAAGCGGCAGTTTAGGGGCCATCCCCGAAATCCAGCAAACATCACTAACAATCATTTTATTTGAAAAAACATCCTTTTTTTCTCCGATTTTAATCACATTTTTGGAAGCATCTATTTCTATTACATACAAGGGAACTTTTGAAGATATTCCAAGTCCGCTTCTCTGCCCGATAGTATAATAAATTATTCCTTTGTGTGTTCCTGAAATTTTACCTTTCTTGTCAACAATAGGTCCTGGCTTAACTTTTTCATTATTTTCAGGCACATAAGATTTAATAAAATCTGCATATTTGTTTTTGACAAAACATATTTCTTGGCTCTCAGCTTTCTCGGCAACGGGAATTTTATTTTTTAAAGCTATTTTTCTTACTTCTTTTTTAGTAAGACTCCCCAGAGGAAATTTAAGCTTTGAAAGCTCACTTTGTCCAAGACGATACAGAAAGTAAGTCTGTTCCTTTTCTTTATCCTTTCCCTTCTTAAGATAGTATTGTATCTCACCGCTAGTTCTTTTCCTTTCTATTTCAGCGTAATGGCCTGTTGAAAGATAATCAAAACCGAGCGCCCCTGCTTTTTTTAACAATAAATCAAACTTTATCTTTTCATTACAAACAATGCACGGATTAGGAGTTTTTCCGTTTAAATATTCTTTAACAAAATTGTCCACCACTATTTTTTTGAACTCTTTTTCCATATTGAATACGTAATGTTTTATACCCAAATAGTTGCAGACTTTTTTCGCGTCGTAAATATCTCTGAAAGAACAGCAGCCGCCCGGACGAGTTTTATCCTCATTATCTTTCCACAGCCTCATTGTAATCCCGATAATATCGTGCCCTTGTTCTTTCAAAATAAAAGCGGCCGTGGATGAATCCACGCCGCCAGACATCGCTACCGCAATTTTAGCCATTCAAAACCCCTAGCGCATAGCGGACAGCGGATAGCGTATAGAAAAAATGACTTAAAGGCCCGTTTTTACTATCCGCTACACGCTAAACGCTATACGCTATTTTCTTTGTTTCCACAAAGGCGATATTTCCCTCAATTTAACAACCATTTCAGGAAGAACTTTCAAAACATAATCAATGTCTTCTTCAGTATTTCCCTTGCCAAGCGAAAAACGAACGGCCCCTTGAGCAAGCGCCGGTTCAAGACACATCGCTTTCAATACATGGGAAGCTTCAGTTGAACCTGAAGCACAGGCAGAACCGGTGGAACACTCAATTCCCTTTAAATCAAGTGAAACTACAAGCGATTCCCCTTCAATAAATTCAAAACTTATATTTGAAATTCCGGCCACTCTTCTGTAAGAATGTCCGTTAACTTTAGTATAAGGAATTTTTTCTATTATTTCTTTTTCAAGTTTATCCCTTAATAAAAGTATCCTTTCCTGCTCCTTATCAATTTTTGTCTGGCTTAATTCAAGCGCTTTAACCATCCCTGCAATACCAGCAACATTTTCTGTTCCTGCTCTTAAATTTCTTTCGTGATGCCCGCCGTGAAGAATAGGGACAATTCTTGTGCCGTTTCTCCTATATAACGCGCCCACCCCTTTTGGCCCGTAAAACTTATGCGCGGAAACTGAAAGCAAATCCACTCCAAGGGATTGAACATCAATTTTTATTTTGCCGGCAGTCTGGACTGCGTCAGTATGAAAATAAATACCGCCGAACTCTTTTGTAAATCTTGTGTCATTTTCTTTTCTTATAATTTCTGCAATTTCTTTAATTGGCTGAAGAGTCCCTACCTCGTTATTAGCATGCATAATACTTACCAGAACGGTTTTTGCGTTAATCGCTTTTTTAACATCCTTCGGATTAACCGCTCCGTATTCATCCACGGGAAGATAAGTAACTTCAAAACCATTTTCTTCGAGATATTCGCAGGTATTTAATACGGCATGGTGTTCAATGGAAGAAGTTATTATATGGTTGCCTTTTTCCTTATTGGCAAATGCCGTTCCTTTTATGGCAAGATTGTCCGACTCGGTACCAGACGAAGTAAAAATAATTTCCTCCGGTGATTCCGCATTGATAAGCTTCGCAAAAGTCTCCCTGGCATTTTCCAGATATTTTTTTGCTTCCTGTCCTAATGAGTGGATGCTGGATGCATTCCCGTAGACATCCCTTAAAAAAGGATTCATCGTTTCAAGCGCTTCCGGATCTAAAGGAGTTGTCGCGCTATGGTCTAGATAAATTATTTTTCCTTGCATTTTTCATCATCCTTTTGTTTTTTATATGCTCGTTCATATACCGCGAAAAAATGTGCGTCCCGGAACTTCCTACCACAAAAAACATCTCGTTAGTGCTTTCGGGATATAGTGCCGCTTTGATGGAATCCAAACCGGGATTGGAAATCGGCCCTGGCGGCAAGCCCATATTGAGATAAGTATTGTAGGGCGATTTAACTTTCAAATCCTTATTCAGGAGCTTTTCCTTATGTTTTCCTAATGCGTAAAGTACCGTAGCGCAGGATTCAAGATACCAGCGTTTCTTAAGCCTGTTATGAAATACAGCCGATATCTTAGGCCTCTCTTCAGAATGATAAGCTTCCCGCTCAATTATTGACGCTAAAGTGACAATTTGCTGATCGCTCATTTTTAATTCTTTTGCCCTCTTTTTAAAATCATCCGTATAGTTTCTGTTAAATTCCCGAAACATTATTTCAATAATTTTTTCTTCTGAAAGTCTCGGATCAAAAAAATATGTCTGAGGAAAAAGATACCCTTCCAATTTCTTTTCTTTTACAATTGAAAGAAACTTTTCTTTATCAATAATGCCGTCCGAATATAAAAGGCCTGCTATCTGAGCGCTTGTAAACCCTTCGGGAATTGTAACTTTATAAAATCGCGATTTACCTTCGGCAAGCATATTTATTATTTTAAATATGCTTGTCCTCGGAGATATTACATATACTCCTGCTTTAAATCTTTTTGAGCTATTCGTAATTTTTGAAATCAAAATAAAGAGCCTTTCGGATTCTATAAGGCCCTCTTTCTTTAGTATTCTTGCTATTTCATGAGAAGAAGATCCTAAAGCAATTCTCAGCGTGACAGGAGTTTTAGGCAGTCTTAACCACCCTATTAAGCAAAGCGCCAAAGCAAGAATTAGCAAAGATGAAAAAATCCATTTTTTATTTTTCATTGAACCATTTTTCCTTTAACTCTTTGTCAATAGATTCACTAAAGTCAGTATCAATATTTTCTTCCCGCGGATTTCCTTTTTTTGTATTAAACAATTTCCTGCAAAAATCTCTGGTACTAACAAATTTTGCTCCTGAATACCCCAAAAGCTTATGAATACCCCTGTCATCAGTTACGACAACCATATTTGACGAATTTGAACTTTCATTTACAATTATTTCTATTACTTTGTCGGCAGTCGCATTTTCGCTGTAAAGAACTTCTATGAAACCAGACATCTGCCTTGAATAGCCTGAACTAGAAAAAGGATCTTCCGTTTTTCCGTCAAAAACTACGGTTACCATATTTTTCGAACTTCCTTGAGGACTACTGCTTTTTATCAAGGCTATTAAAGTGTTTCTTTGTCTTTCCAGAGACCCGCCGTAAATTTGCGAATACTCAGATTTAATAACGTTATAACCGTCTATTATGTAATGCAGCATATTCTTTTGAGAGTTCAACTGTTGAACTGTTATTTGCCGTTTTGTTGTTATCTCCGAACTATGAACTAATCACTCATTACTGTTGTTGCGGTGGCTGTCTAAATATGCCTGCAAAAATAGAGCGGCTGCAATTTTATCTCTTACACCTTTTCGTTTTTCCCTGGACATATCCGCTTCTTCTATTAAAATTCTTTCTGTCTGAAGCGAGCTTAATCGTTCATCAAAGAATTCAACGGGCAGATTAAACTCACCTTTAATTTTTTGAGCAAACCCTTTTACTTCTTCCATAAGATGCCCTTCACTTCCGTCCATATTTAAGGGAAGCCCGACAATTACCTTTTTAATATTATTTTCATCTAAAATCTTTTTTATCTTCTCCATATCTTCTTTTATGCTTTTTCTTTCAATAACTACAAGCGGCTGAGCAGTTATTCCAAGCGAATCTGAAACCGCTATTCCTAACCGTTTAATCCCGTAATCTAAGCCTAAAAGCCTTAAAAAGATTTTATCCTCCGAAACTAAAAGATTTGAGACACTTATATCCTGGCCCTGATTTTTCTAAGAAACTTTGCATCAGATCAATTCTTTCCAAGACAAAAGAGCCAAAATCAGTATCTATTTTTTCAAAAGAAATATTCTTTGTCTTAAAAGATTTTACTCTTCCTACCGTAAGATGACAGGAAAACGGCCTCTTTTCCTTTTCAAACCCAAAAGGCAGAAGTGAATTCTCTATTTTTTCGGCAATTCCTTTTAGTTCGGTTGAACCTTCTTTGACTCCCACCCAGATAATCCTTGGATATTTCAAATCGGGAAATGCTCCTAATTCCGAAAACAAAACCTTAAACGGTTGAACATTTTGCGCTATATCTGAAATAGCAGAGTTTATTTTATCAACTTTTTCTTCACGGACCTCGCCTAAAAACTTCAAAGTTAAATGAAAATTATCTTTTGCAATCCATCTCACATCGGATATTTTATATTTAAGCCTTTTCGTTAAAACAGATAATTTTTCTTTTATCTCTTCGGGTATATTAACCGCAATAAACAATCTCATGATTATTTTTTTAGAGGAGGTTTATCTTCGATCAGCTGCCTTCTTAAAATATCCAGCGCGGTATTTGCTGAACGCTCGCGTATTTCGTTTCTGTTTCCGATAAATCTGTAGTTATATACTTTTTCAATTGTCGGGCTGCTCAAAGCAATAAAAACAATGCCTACGGGTTTTTCCTCCGTTCCGCCCGCCGGCCCTGCAATTCCTGTTATTCCCAGCGCATAATCGGTCTGGGAAAGCTTTTTTACACCTTTCGCCATTTCAAGCGCTGTATTTTCGGACACCGATCCAAATGCAGAAAGAGTTTCTGTTTTAACTCCTAAAACTTTTGTCTTAGCATCGTTGGAATAGCTTACCACGCCTTCTTTAAAATAAATTGAGCTCCCAGGAATACTTGTTATCTTTTGAGAAACCATTCCTCCCGTGCATGATTCAGCCACTGATAAAGTATTTTTTCTTTCAACGAGTAGCTTTCCGATGACTCCTTCCAAACTGTCCTTATCCGTACCGAAAATATTGTCTCCAAGACAGTCTCTGAATTCTTTCTTAAGATTATGCATAATTTCATCTACGAGCATCTCGTCTTCACCGCAAACACTTATTTTCAAATCTATTATCATTTGATGAGCAAGTATAGTAAAACTCACCGTTTCCTTTTCTAGCTCTCTTTCAGCCTCAATTATCGGGCGTATTTTTTCATCTACTT
This window encodes:
- the mltG gene encoding endolytic transglycosylase MltG; translation: MKNKKWIFSSLLILALALCLIGWLRLPKTPVTLRIALGSSSHEIARILKKEGLIESERLFILISKITNSSKRFKAGVYVISPRTSIFKIINMLAEGKSRFYKVTIPEGFTSAQIAGLLYSDGIIDKEKFLSIVKEKKLEGYLFPQTYFFDPRLSEEKIIEIMFREFNRNYTDDFKKRAKELKMSDQQIVTLASIIEREAYHSEERPKISAVFHNRLKKRWYLESCATVLYALGKHKEKLLNKDLKVKSPYNTYLNMGLPPGPISNPGLDSIKAALYPESTNEMFFVVGSSGTHIFSRYMNEHIKNKRMMKNARKNNLSRP
- a CDS encoding DNA polymerase I, whose protein sequence is MTKLYLIDANAYVHRAYHALPPLTNSKGEMVNAVYGFTRMILKLLKQGKPEYAIVCFDFPAPTFRHKKYAEYKANRKEIDDALKHQMPLARESANALNLLVVEKEGYEADDIIATLASQARKDKMEVVVISGDKDVRQLVDDGITVWDEAKNTLYDENKVVEKYGLEPKQLVDMFALMGDVSDNVPGIKGIGEKTATKLIKEFGSVENLIKNYSKLEGRVKVLIEENGKDAEKSKDLIRLHYNVPLEINWRQGEIKPFDNEKLEKFLQKMEFKSLIKELIPGSSEKMEKEEAAFRESGKKKYKTNIIYTEKELIELSEKVVKSGLVSLDLETTSTDPHKAQIVGFSFAITADEAYYLPVGHTYSGASKQVSLETSLSILKDIFEDVKIKKYGQNIKYDMLVLKQAGIELDGIYFDSMVASYCINPSRSSHGLKNIALDYANFPMTAIGELIGKGAKQITMAQVEIEKAADYACADAVAVLMLKEKFEA
- the nifS gene encoding cysteine desulfurase NifS, with the translated sequence MQGKIIYLDHSATTPLDPEALETMNPFLRDVYGNASSIHSLGQEAKKYLENARETFAKLINAESPEEIIFTSSGTESDNLAIKGTAFANKEKGNHIITSSIEHHAVLNTCEYLEENGFEVTYLPVDEYGAVNPKDVKKAINAKTVLVSIMHANNEVGTLQPIKEIAEIIRKENDTRFTKEFGGIYFHTDAVQTAGKIKIDVQSLGVDLLSVSAHKFYGPKGVGALYRRNGTRIVPILHGGHHERNLRAGTENVAGIAGMVKALELSQTKIDKEQERILLLRDKLEKEIIEKIPYTKVNGHSYRRVAGISNISFEFIEGESLVVSLDLKGIECSTGSACASGSTEASHVLKAMCLEPALAQGAVRFSLGKGNTEEDIDYVLKVLPEMVVKLREISPLWKQRK
- a CDS encoding NYN domain-containing protein, whose amino-acid sequence is MLHYIIDGYNVIKSEYSQIYGGSLERQRNTLIALIKSSSPQGSSKNMVTVVFDGKTEDPFSSSGYSRQMSGFIEVLYSENATADKVIEIIVNESSNSSNMVVVTDDRGIHKLLGYSGAKFVSTRDFCRKLFNTKKGNPREENIDTDFSESIDKELKEKWFNEK
- the mnmA gene encoding tRNA 2-thiouridine(34) synthase MnmA — translated: MAKIAVAMSGGVDSSTAAFILKEQGHDIIGITMRLWKDNEDKTRPGGCCSFRDIYDAKKVCNYLGIKHYVFNMEKEFKKIVVDNFVKEYLNGKTPNPCIVCNEKIKFDLLLKKAGALGFDYLSTGHYAEIERKRTSGEIQYYLKKGKDKEKEQTYFLYRLGQSELSKLKFPLGSLTKKEVRKIALKNKIPVAEKAESQEICFVKNKYADFIKSYVPENNEKVKPGPIVDKKGKISGTHKGIIYYTIGQRSGLGISSKVPLYVIEIDASKNVIKIGEKKDVFSNKMIVSDVCWISGMAPKLPLKCKAKVRRQHPAAQAEITAKKGELFIRFEKPQYAITGGQSAVFYERDYVLGGGIIEKAL
- the trxA gene encoding thioredoxin yields the protein MSEIVITEQNFETEVLNSQLTVLIDFWAPWCGPCKMLAPVIEEIAKEYEGKIKVGKLNTDENANLAAKFMITSIPTVIIFKDKKPVQTLVGFRPKTEFKKAVDSIL
- a CDS encoding TlpA disulfide reductase family protein translates to MEKDFILKNISKKMIQNLKYAFLFLFLASNMFAAEFAPDFTLSDLNGNKVSLSSQKGNVVFLDFWATWCPPCRASIPEVEKTFEKYKGKNVVFYGINLENDANAVKNFVQKMGIKYTVLVDDNKVGREYGVQGIPAFYIIDQEGKIAERYVGFQNRMSKEWAKKIDDLLVTSSKVANKNQKKKK
- the trxB gene encoding thioredoxin-disulfide reductase translates to MQDLIYDLIIIGGGPAGLTAGIYASRAKLKTLLIEKMGCGGNAAITDRIENYPGFPEGIGGLELASKFEGQAKKFGLEIKLEEVKKIITKSKVKTIITDSAEYLTKTIIVATGASYKKADVPGENEFIGKGVSYCATCDGPFFKEKEVVVIGGGDSAIQEADFLTKFAKKVTVIHRRDKLRATKILQEKVLSNPKVFFAWNSVITKILGSNKVEGIEIKNVNDNETSLINADGVFVFIGFSPNTSFIADILKLDNSGCIVTDDNMKTSVEGIYASGDCRRKLLNQVVTAASDGAIAAVAVQQYLDN
- the thpR gene encoding RNA 2',3'-cyclic phosphodiesterase, which encodes MRLFIAVNIPEEIKEKLSVLTKRLKYKISDVRWIAKDNFHLTLKFLGEVREEKVDKINSAISDIAQNVQPFKVLFSELGAFPDLKYPRIIWVGVKEGSTELKGIAEKIENSLLPFGFEKEKRPFSCHLTVGRVKSFKTKNISFEKIDTDFGSFVLERIDLMQSFLEKSGPGYKCLKSFSFGG
- a CDS encoding competence/damage-inducible protein A, with protein sequence MKTELICVGTELLTGKLNSNSSFIGDRLSLLGLDLSYVTTVGDNNDDIEEAFSKAIKRSQIIIATGGLGPTFDDLTGEIAAKVLDKKLILDKGILEAIKEFFKKRKTDMPKNNERQAYIIDGAKPIANKYGTAPGQIIELEDSKKGKGKISKVLFLLPGPPREMQPMFEEMVFPYLKKYESKIKKVTTLHISGMSESQVDEKIRPIIEAERELEKETVSFTILAHQMIIDLKISVCGEDEMLVDEIMHNLKKEFRDCLGDNIFGTDKDSLEGVIGKLLVERKNTLSVAESCTGGMVSQKITSIPGSSIYFKEGVVSYSNDAKTKVLGVKTETLSAFGSVSENTALEMAKGVKKLSQTDYALGITGIAGPAGGTEEKPVGIVFIALSSPTIEKVYNYRFIGNRNEIRERSANTALDILRRQLIEDKPPLKK
- the ruvX gene encoding Holliday junction resolvase RuvX, with product MFLRLLGLDYGIKRLGIAVSDSLGITAQPLVVIERKSIKEDMEKIKKILDENNIKKVIVGLPLNMDGSEGHLMEEVKGFAQKIKGEFNLPVEFFDERLSSLQTERILIEEADMSREKRKGVRDKIAAALFLQAYLDSHRNNSNE